In Piliocolobus tephrosceles isolate RC106 chromosome 4, ASM277652v3, whole genome shotgun sequence, the following are encoded in one genomic region:
- the PDLIM7 gene encoding PDZ and LIM domain protein 7 isoform X12 produces the protein MARTQGASHTSKLRTRSGPAGSASAWASAGPSQFRANHRRQPLRPLVPDASKQRLMENTEDWRPRPGTGQSRSFRILAHLTGTEFMQDPDEEHLKKSRHLPWGQQDPGWGVGPCQEAQPCRALNGRSCSQVPRTEAPAPASSTPQEPWPGPTTPSPTSRPPWAVDPAFAERYAPDKTSTVLTRHSQPATPTPLQNRTSIVQAAAGGVPGGGSNNGKTPVCHQCHKVIRGRYLVALGHAYHPEEFVCSQCGKVLEEGGFFEEKGAIFCPPCYDVRYAPSCAKCKKKITGEIMHALKMTWHVHCFTCAACKMPIRNRAFYMEEGVPYCERDYEKMFGTKCHGCDFKIDAGDRFLEALGFSWHDTCFVCAICQINLEGKTFYSKKDRPLCKSHAFSHV, from the exons ATGGCGAGAACGCAGGGAGCCTCACACACATCGAAGCTCAGAACAAGATCCGGGCCTGCGGGGAGCGCCTCAGCCTGGGCCTCAGCAG ggCCCAGCCAGTTCAGAGCAAACCACAGAAG ACAGCCGCTTCGACCGCTGGTCCCAGACGCCAGCAAGCAGCGGCTGATGGAGAATACCGAGGACTGGCGGCCGCGGCCCGGGACAGGCCAGTCGCGTTCCTTTCGCATCCTTGCCCACCTCACAGGCACCGAGTTCA TGCAAGACCCGGATGAGGAGCACCTGAAAAAATCAAG GCATCTCCCGTGGGGCCAGCAGGACCCAGGTTGGGGGGTGGGGCCATGCCAGGAAGCTCAGCCATGCAGGGCCTTGAATGGCAGATCTTGCAGCCAGGTGCCCAGGACagaagccccagccccagcctcatcTACACCCCAGGAGCCCTGGCCTG GCCCtaccacccccagccccaccagCCGCCCGCCCTGGGCTGTGGACCCTGCGTTTGCCGAGCGCTATGCCCCGGACAAAACGAGCACAGTGCTGACCCGGCACAGCCAGCCGGCCACGCCCACGCCGCTGCAGAACCGCACCTCCATCGTGCAGGCAGCTGCCGGAGGGGTACCAGGAGGTGGCAGCAACAATGGCAAGACTCCTGTGTGTCACCAGTGCCACAAGGTCATCCG AGGCCGCTACCTGGTGGCGCTGGGCCACGCATACCACCCCGAGGAGTTTGTTTGTAGCCAGTGTGGGAAGGTCCTGGAGGAGGGTGGCTTCTTCGAGGAGAAGGGCGCCATCTTCTGCCCGCCATGCTATGACGTGCGCTACGCACCCAGCTGTGCCAAATGCAAGAagaagattacaggc GAGATCATGCATGCCCTGAAGATGACCTGGCACGTGCACTGCTTCACCTGTGCCGCCTGCAAGATGCCCATCCGGAACAGGGCCTTCTACATGGAGGAGGGCGTGCCCTACTGCGAGCGAG ACTATGAGAAGATGTTTGGCACGAAATGCCATGGCTGTGACTTCAAGATCGATGCTGGGGACCGCTTCCTGGAAGCGCTGGGCTTCAGCTGGCATGACACCTGCTTCGTCTGTGCG ATATGTCAGATCAACCTGGAAGGAAAGACCTTCTACTCCAAGAAGGACAGGCCCCTCTGCAAGAGCCATGCCTTCTCCCATGTGTGA
- the PDLIM7 gene encoding PDZ and LIM domain protein 7 isoform X5, whose translation MDSFKVVLEGPAPWGFRLQGGKDFNVPLSISRMREELMKRWRGSLIESMLKQGLELKHGMLTPGGKAAQAGVAVGDWVLSIDGENAGSLTHIEAQNKIRACGERLSLGLSRAQPVQSKPQKASVPAADPPRYTFAPSVSLNKTARPFGAPPPADSALQQNGQPLRPLVPDASKQRLMENTEDWRPRPGTGQSRSFRILAHLTGTEFMQDPDEEHLKKSRHLPWGQQDPGWGVGPCQEAQPCRALNGRSCSQVPRTEAPAPASSTPQEPWPGPTTPSPTSRPPWAVDPAFAERYAPDKTSTVLTRHSQPATPTPLQNRTSIVQAAAGGVPGGGSNNGKTPVCHQCHKVIRGRYLVALGHAYHPEEFVCSQCGKVLEEGGFFEEKGAIFCPPCYDVRYAPSCAKCKKKITGEIMHALKMTWHVHCFTCAACKMPIRNRAFYMEEGVPYCERDYEKMFGTKCHGCDFKIDAGDRFLEALGFSWHDTCFVCAICQINLEGKTFYSKKDRPLCKSHAFSHV comes from the exons ATGGATTCCTTCAAGGTAGTGCTGGAGGGGCCAGCACCTTGGGGCTTCCGGCTGCAAGGGGGCAAGGACTTCAATGTGCCCCTCTCCATTTCCCGG ATGAGAGAAGAACTCATGAAGAGGTGGAGGGGCTCGCTCATCGAGTCCATGTTGAAGCAGGGATTGGAATTGAAGCACGGGATG CTCACTCCTGGAGGCAAAGCGGCGCAGGCCGGAGTGGCCGTGGGTGACTGGGTGCTGAGCATCGATGGCGAGAACGCAGGGAGCCTCACACACATCGAAGCTCAGAACAAGATCCGGGCCTGCGGGGAGCGCCTCAGCCTGGGCCTCAGCAG ggCCCAGCCAGTTCAGAGCAAACCACAGAAG GCCTCCGTCCCCGCCGCGGACCCCCCGCGGTACACCTTTGCACCCAGCGTCTCCCTCAACAAGACGGCCCGGCCCTTTGGGGCGCCCCCGCCCGCTGACAGCGCCCTGCAGCAGAATGG ACAGCCGCTTCGACCGCTGGTCCCAGACGCCAGCAAGCAGCGGCTGATGGAGAATACCGAGGACTGGCGGCCGCGGCCCGGGACAGGCCAGTCGCGTTCCTTTCGCATCCTTGCCCACCTCACAGGCACCGAGTTCA TGCAAGACCCGGATGAGGAGCACCTGAAAAAATCAAG GCATCTCCCGTGGGGCCAGCAGGACCCAGGTTGGGGGGTGGGGCCATGCCAGGAAGCTCAGCCATGCAGGGCCTTGAATGGCAGATCTTGCAGCCAGGTGCCCAGGACagaagccccagccccagcctcatcTACACCCCAGGAGCCCTGGCCTG GCCCtaccacccccagccccaccagCCGCCCGCCCTGGGCTGTGGACCCTGCGTTTGCCGAGCGCTATGCCCCGGACAAAACGAGCACAGTGCTGACCCGGCACAGCCAGCCGGCCACGCCCACGCCGCTGCAGAACCGCACCTCCATCGTGCAGGCAGCTGCCGGAGGGGTACCAGGAGGTGGCAGCAACAATGGCAAGACTCCTGTGTGTCACCAGTGCCACAAGGTCATCCG AGGCCGCTACCTGGTGGCGCTGGGCCACGCATACCACCCCGAGGAGTTTGTTTGTAGCCAGTGTGGGAAGGTCCTGGAGGAGGGTGGCTTCTTCGAGGAGAAGGGCGCCATCTTCTGCCCGCCATGCTATGACGTGCGCTACGCACCCAGCTGTGCCAAATGCAAGAagaagattacaggc GAGATCATGCATGCCCTGAAGATGACCTGGCACGTGCACTGCTTCACCTGTGCCGCCTGCAAGATGCCCATCCGGAACAGGGCCTTCTACATGGAGGAGGGCGTGCCCTACTGCGAGCGAG ACTATGAGAAGATGTTTGGCACGAAATGCCATGGCTGTGACTTCAAGATCGATGCTGGGGACCGCTTCCTGGAAGCGCTGGGCTTCAGCTGGCATGACACCTGCTTCGTCTGTGCG ATATGTCAGATCAACCTGGAAGGAAAGACCTTCTACTCCAAGAAGGACAGGCCCCTCTGCAAGAGCCATGCCTTCTCCCATGTGTGA
- the PDLIM7 gene encoding PDZ and LIM domain protein 7 isoform X4, translated as MDSFKVVLEGPAPWGFRLQGGKDFNVPLSISRMREELMKRWRGSLIESMLKQGLELKHGMIWPVGGTPSSNSLVSIPGMWVGPLADPSPGVGPGPTWLTPGGKAAQAGVAVGDWVLSIDGENAGSLTHIEAQNKIRACGERLSLGLSRAQPVQSKPQKVQTLDKQPLRPLVPDASKQRLMENTEDWRPRPGTGQSRSFRILAHLTGTEFMQDPDEEHLKKSRHLPWGQQDPGWGVGPCQEAQPCRALNGRSCSQVPRTEAPAPASSTPQEPWPGPTTPSPTSRPPWAVDPAFAERYAPDKTSTVLTRHSQPATPTPLQNRTSIVQAAAGGVPGGGSNNGKTPVCHQCHKVIRGRYLVALGHAYHPEEFVCSQCGKVLEEGGFFEEKGAIFCPPCYDVRYAPSCAKCKKKITGEIMHALKMTWHVHCFTCAACKMPIRNRAFYMEEGVPYCERDYEKMFGTKCHGCDFKIDAGDRFLEALGFSWHDTCFVCAICQINLEGKTFYSKKDRPLCKSHAFSHV; from the exons ATGGATTCCTTCAAGGTAGTGCTGGAGGGGCCAGCACCTTGGGGCTTCCGGCTGCAAGGGGGCAAGGACTTCAATGTGCCCCTCTCCATTTCCCGG ATGAGAGAAGAACTCATGAAGAGGTGGAGGGGCTCGCTCATCGAGTCCATGTTGAAGCAGGGATTGGAATTGAAGCACGGGATG ATATGGCCTGTTGGGGGCACTCCCAGCTCCAACTCCCTGGTCAGCATCCCCGGCATGTGGGTGGGGCCGCTAGCTGATCCCAGCCCTGGAGTTGGACCTGGGCCCACATGG CTCACTCCTGGAGGCAAAGCGGCGCAGGCCGGAGTGGCCGTGGGTGACTGGGTGCTGAGCATCGATGGCGAGAACGCAGGGAGCCTCACACACATCGAAGCTCAGAACAAGATCCGGGCCTGCGGGGAGCGCCTCAGCCTGGGCCTCAGCAG ggCCCAGCCAGTTCAGAGCAAACCACAGAAG GTGCAGACCCTTGACAA ACAGCCGCTTCGACCGCTGGTCCCAGACGCCAGCAAGCAGCGGCTGATGGAGAATACCGAGGACTGGCGGCCGCGGCCCGGGACAGGCCAGTCGCGTTCCTTTCGCATCCTTGCCCACCTCACAGGCACCGAGTTCA TGCAAGACCCGGATGAGGAGCACCTGAAAAAATCAAG GCATCTCCCGTGGGGCCAGCAGGACCCAGGTTGGGGGGTGGGGCCATGCCAGGAAGCTCAGCCATGCAGGGCCTTGAATGGCAGATCTTGCAGCCAGGTGCCCAGGACagaagccccagccccagcctcatcTACACCCCAGGAGCCCTGGCCTG GCCCtaccacccccagccccaccagCCGCCCGCCCTGGGCTGTGGACCCTGCGTTTGCCGAGCGCTATGCCCCGGACAAAACGAGCACAGTGCTGACCCGGCACAGCCAGCCGGCCACGCCCACGCCGCTGCAGAACCGCACCTCCATCGTGCAGGCAGCTGCCGGAGGGGTACCAGGAGGTGGCAGCAACAATGGCAAGACTCCTGTGTGTCACCAGTGCCACAAGGTCATCCG AGGCCGCTACCTGGTGGCGCTGGGCCACGCATACCACCCCGAGGAGTTTGTTTGTAGCCAGTGTGGGAAGGTCCTGGAGGAGGGTGGCTTCTTCGAGGAGAAGGGCGCCATCTTCTGCCCGCCATGCTATGACGTGCGCTACGCACCCAGCTGTGCCAAATGCAAGAagaagattacaggc GAGATCATGCATGCCCTGAAGATGACCTGGCACGTGCACTGCTTCACCTGTGCCGCCTGCAAGATGCCCATCCGGAACAGGGCCTTCTACATGGAGGAGGGCGTGCCCTACTGCGAGCGAG ACTATGAGAAGATGTTTGGCACGAAATGCCATGGCTGTGACTTCAAGATCGATGCTGGGGACCGCTTCCTGGAAGCGCTGGGCTTCAGCTGGCATGACACCTGCTTCGTCTGTGCG ATATGTCAGATCAACCTGGAAGGAAAGACCTTCTACTCCAAGAAGGACAGGCCCCTCTGCAAGAGCCATGCCTTCTCCCATGTGTGA
- the PDLIM7 gene encoding PDZ and LIM domain protein 7 isoform X6, whose protein sequence is MDSFKVVLEGPAPWGFRLQGGKDFNVPLSISRMREELMKRWRGSLIESMLKQGLELKHGMIWPVGGTPSSNSLVSIPGMWVGPLADPSPGVGPGPTWLTPGGKAAQAGVAVGDWVLSIDGENAGSLTHIEAQNKIRACGERLSLGLSRAQPVQSKPQKTAASTAGPRRQQAAADGEYRGLAAAARDRPVAFLSHPCPPHRHRVQSMPASALSVQDPDEEHLKKSSQVPRTEAPAPASSTPQEPWPGPTTPSPTSRPPWAVDPAFAERYAPDKTSTVLTRHSQPATPTPLQNRTSIVQAAAGGVPGGGSNNGKTPVCHQCHKVIRGRYLVALGHAYHPEEFVCSQCGKVLEEGGFFEEKGAIFCPPCYDVRYAPSCAKCKKKITGEIMHALKMTWHVHCFTCAACKMPIRNRAFYMEEGVPYCERDYEKMFGTKCHGCDFKIDAGDRFLEALGFSWHDTCFVCAICQINLEGKTFYSKKDRPLCKSHAFSHV, encoded by the exons ATGGATTCCTTCAAGGTAGTGCTGGAGGGGCCAGCACCTTGGGGCTTCCGGCTGCAAGGGGGCAAGGACTTCAATGTGCCCCTCTCCATTTCCCGG ATGAGAGAAGAACTCATGAAGAGGTGGAGGGGCTCGCTCATCGAGTCCATGTTGAAGCAGGGATTGGAATTGAAGCACGGGATG ATATGGCCTGTTGGGGGCACTCCCAGCTCCAACTCCCTGGTCAGCATCCCCGGCATGTGGGTGGGGCCGCTAGCTGATCCCAGCCCTGGAGTTGGACCTGGGCCCACATGG CTCACTCCTGGAGGCAAAGCGGCGCAGGCCGGAGTGGCCGTGGGTGACTGGGTGCTGAGCATCGATGGCGAGAACGCAGGGAGCCTCACACACATCGAAGCTCAGAACAAGATCCGGGCCTGCGGGGAGCGCCTCAGCCTGGGCCTCAGCAG ggCCCAGCCAGTTCAGAGCAAACCACAGAAG ACAGCCGCTTCGACCGCTGGTCCCAGACGCCAGCAAGCAGCGGCTGATGGAGAATACCGAGGACTGGCGGCCGCGGCCCGGGACAGGCCAGTCGCGTTCCTTTCGCATCCTTGCCCACCTCACAGGCACCGAGTTCA GTCAATGCCTGCCTCTGCCCTCTCAGTGCAAGACCCGGATGAGGAGCACCTGAAAAAATCAAG CCAGGTGCCCAGGACagaagccccagccccagcctcatcTACACCCCAGGAGCCCTGGCCTG GCCCtaccacccccagccccaccagCCGCCCGCCCTGGGCTGTGGACCCTGCGTTTGCCGAGCGCTATGCCCCGGACAAAACGAGCACAGTGCTGACCCGGCACAGCCAGCCGGCCACGCCCACGCCGCTGCAGAACCGCACCTCCATCGTGCAGGCAGCTGCCGGAGGGGTACCAGGAGGTGGCAGCAACAATGGCAAGACTCCTGTGTGTCACCAGTGCCACAAGGTCATCCG AGGCCGCTACCTGGTGGCGCTGGGCCACGCATACCACCCCGAGGAGTTTGTTTGTAGCCAGTGTGGGAAGGTCCTGGAGGAGGGTGGCTTCTTCGAGGAGAAGGGCGCCATCTTCTGCCCGCCATGCTATGACGTGCGCTACGCACCCAGCTGTGCCAAATGCAAGAagaagattacaggc GAGATCATGCATGCCCTGAAGATGACCTGGCACGTGCACTGCTTCACCTGTGCCGCCTGCAAGATGCCCATCCGGAACAGGGCCTTCTACATGGAGGAGGGCGTGCCCTACTGCGAGCGAG ACTATGAGAAGATGTTTGGCACGAAATGCCATGGCTGTGACTTCAAGATCGATGCTGGGGACCGCTTCCTGGAAGCGCTGGGCTTCAGCTGGCATGACACCTGCTTCGTCTGTGCG ATATGTCAGATCAACCTGGAAGGAAAGACCTTCTACTCCAAGAAGGACAGGCCCCTCTGCAAGAGCCATGCCTTCTCCCATGTGTGA
- the PDLIM7 gene encoding PDZ and LIM domain protein 7 isoform X3, with the protein MDSFKVVLEGPAPWGFRLQGGKDFNVPLSISRMREELMKRWRGSLIESMLKQGLELKHGMIWPVGGTPSSNSLVSIPGMWVGPLADPSPGVGPGPTWLTPGGKAAQAGVAVGDWVLSIDGENAGSLTHIEAQNKIRACGERLSLGLSRAQPVQSKPQKTAASTAGPRRQQAAADGEYRGLAAAARDRPVAFLSHPCPPHRHRVQSMPASALSVQDPDEEHLKKSRHLPWGQQDPGWGVGPCQEAQPCRALNGRSCSQVPRTEAPAPASSTPQEPWPGPTTPSPTSRPPWAVDPAFAERYAPDKTSTVLTRHSQPATPTPLQNRTSIVQAAAGGVPGGGSNNGKTPVCHQCHKVIRGRYLVALGHAYHPEEFVCSQCGKVLEEGGFFEEKGAIFCPPCYDVRYAPSCAKCKKKITGEIMHALKMTWHVHCFTCAACKMPIRNRAFYMEEGVPYCERDYEKMFGTKCHGCDFKIDAGDRFLEALGFSWHDTCFVCAICQINLEGKTFYSKKDRPLCKSHAFSHV; encoded by the exons ATGGATTCCTTCAAGGTAGTGCTGGAGGGGCCAGCACCTTGGGGCTTCCGGCTGCAAGGGGGCAAGGACTTCAATGTGCCCCTCTCCATTTCCCGG ATGAGAGAAGAACTCATGAAGAGGTGGAGGGGCTCGCTCATCGAGTCCATGTTGAAGCAGGGATTGGAATTGAAGCACGGGATG ATATGGCCTGTTGGGGGCACTCCCAGCTCCAACTCCCTGGTCAGCATCCCCGGCATGTGGGTGGGGCCGCTAGCTGATCCCAGCCCTGGAGTTGGACCTGGGCCCACATGG CTCACTCCTGGAGGCAAAGCGGCGCAGGCCGGAGTGGCCGTGGGTGACTGGGTGCTGAGCATCGATGGCGAGAACGCAGGGAGCCTCACACACATCGAAGCTCAGAACAAGATCCGGGCCTGCGGGGAGCGCCTCAGCCTGGGCCTCAGCAG ggCCCAGCCAGTTCAGAGCAAACCACAGAAG ACAGCCGCTTCGACCGCTGGTCCCAGACGCCAGCAAGCAGCGGCTGATGGAGAATACCGAGGACTGGCGGCCGCGGCCCGGGACAGGCCAGTCGCGTTCCTTTCGCATCCTTGCCCACCTCACAGGCACCGAGTTCA GTCAATGCCTGCCTCTGCCCTCTCAGTGCAAGACCCGGATGAGGAGCACCTGAAAAAATCAAG GCATCTCCCGTGGGGCCAGCAGGACCCAGGTTGGGGGGTGGGGCCATGCCAGGAAGCTCAGCCATGCAGGGCCTTGAATGGCAGATCTTGCAGCCAGGTGCCCAGGACagaagccccagccccagcctcatcTACACCCCAGGAGCCCTGGCCTG GCCCtaccacccccagccccaccagCCGCCCGCCCTGGGCTGTGGACCCTGCGTTTGCCGAGCGCTATGCCCCGGACAAAACGAGCACAGTGCTGACCCGGCACAGCCAGCCGGCCACGCCCACGCCGCTGCAGAACCGCACCTCCATCGTGCAGGCAGCTGCCGGAGGGGTACCAGGAGGTGGCAGCAACAATGGCAAGACTCCTGTGTGTCACCAGTGCCACAAGGTCATCCG AGGCCGCTACCTGGTGGCGCTGGGCCACGCATACCACCCCGAGGAGTTTGTTTGTAGCCAGTGTGGGAAGGTCCTGGAGGAGGGTGGCTTCTTCGAGGAGAAGGGCGCCATCTTCTGCCCGCCATGCTATGACGTGCGCTACGCACCCAGCTGTGCCAAATGCAAGAagaagattacaggc GAGATCATGCATGCCCTGAAGATGACCTGGCACGTGCACTGCTTCACCTGTGCCGCCTGCAAGATGCCCATCCGGAACAGGGCCTTCTACATGGAGGAGGGCGTGCCCTACTGCGAGCGAG ACTATGAGAAGATGTTTGGCACGAAATGCCATGGCTGTGACTTCAAGATCGATGCTGGGGACCGCTTCCTGGAAGCGCTGGGCTTCAGCTGGCATGACACCTGCTTCGTCTGTGCG ATATGTCAGATCAACCTGGAAGGAAAGACCTTCTACTCCAAGAAGGACAGGCCCCTCTGCAAGAGCCATGCCTTCTCCCATGTGTGA